The DNA region GAGTTTTGCCGTGACGTGGAAGAATACGGGTGCTGATTTTGCCGCGCTGGTGACAGAGAGCAGCGATAGGGTGTTGCGTGTGTTGGTTTATAATTTTGAGGCTGAGGAGAAGATTGTGGGTATGCGTCTGTGGCGTTTGGAGGATGGGGTTTATTCGGTTGTCGGCAAAGGGATGGGTCAGGCAGATATTTTTCGGCGGGATGGGGTGCGTGTTCGACGGGGAACAGAGGTTGTGGTTGATTTGCCCTCACGAGTATTGATGCGGATTTCGATTGATCTTACAGGTGAGGTTCAAGAGGTGGCTGAGTATTTGCCAGATGCTGGTATTTCCGCGCGCGATGTGGTGGTGGATGGCGATAGCGTGCGGGTGACGGTACACAATATTGGTACTGTGGATGTTGAAAATTTAACGGTTGCTCTGTACGATGGTGAGACGGCTCTGGGGCGCAGGGTAATTCAGAATTTAGAAGCGCCTCTGGATTTGTTGCCGAGAACAAAGCAGGTCGCGTTTTCCATTGGTTCTGATATGCCGGATGTTGTTACCGTAGTTCTCGATCCCGAGGAGAAGTTGGAAGAGATTACGCGCGTGAATAATCAGGTGACTGTGGCTGTGAAATAGGTGGAGAAATGATGCCTTCAAGCCAGTTTGAGTTTTTCGGTTTTGCTCACATCGCTGCGATGGGCGTGATTCTCGCTGTGCCGATTGTTTTGACGCTTGTTGTCAGGCGGCTGGATTCGGAGAGGACGACTCAGGCAATTTGCTGCGCGTTTGCGGGGGTGATTGCGCTCAACGAGGTGCTGAACTGGAGCTATCGATTGGCGACGGTTGGAGTGCATGAGTTTGTGCGGGAGTATATGCCGTTGCATGTTTGTGGGATTGCTGTTTTTGCGGCTGTGATTACGCTCGTTTCCCGGCGGCAGACGGCTTATGAGATTGCCTATTTCTGGGGGCTTGTCGGCGCGACGAATGCGGTTGTGACGCCTCAGCTTGAGTTCGGCTATCCGCAGTATCGCTTTTTTCAATATTTTATCGCGCATGGCGGTATTGTGGCTGCTGCGCTGTTCGCCACATGGGGCCTGGGTATGCGGCCGACAGCGAGATCGGTGTTGCGCGTTTTTGTTTTGCTAAATCTTCTGGCGATTGTTTTGATTGGCGTCAATTTGATGCTGGGGAGCAATTATATGTTTCTCTGCCAACCGCCTGATACAAAATCGCCTTTTTTCTTTGCGCCGTGGCCGTGGTATCTCTTATTCCTCAATGGGGTGGCATTGGTATTATTTTATGTGCTGTTTATTCCGTTCGCGAAGAGAAAGTTATACGCTTCAAATTCGTTGAGATGATAGATCAATACGCAAAATGCCTGATTCTCTTGATACTTGTGGGCGCGAGTGCGTGTTTTGCGGCGACGCCTTTTACGCCTCGTCACCCGGATCCCGTGCATGAGTCCTGGCGCTGGCGATTTTTTCCAGAGTTGAAGGGGCAGGGGGCGTCGTGTTTGGTGGAGGATGGGGATGGTAATTTTTTATTTGGAACGGATGATGGTATTTATCGCTATGACGGGATGAACTGGCGCGTTTTTCCGTTTGATGAGGGGATGGTGGGGGCGCAGATCAATGCGCTTTACGTCGCTCGGGACGGAGGTGTTTATGTGGGGTCTGATCGGGGTGTTAGTCGTTTCGAGAATGGGACATGGGAACGGGTATTTCCATCTGAGGGAGAATGGAATACCTATGATTTGATGGAGGCAAAAGATGGAAGCCTGTGGGCGGGTACGGAGTGGGGTGCGCTCAGGTTGACGCCGGATGGGGCAAGGTTGTATGTGGCTGCGGAGGATACGACAGGTGTTCGGGAGATGGTGTCCGATGCGGTGACTTTTGTTGTGGTTCCTTTGGTCAATCGGAGGTTGATGGTTTATGACGTGTGTGAAGGGTCCGACGGAGCGATCTGGTTTGGGACTTACGACGGCGATTTGATTCGTTTTGATTTTGCATCGGGCTATCGGCGTTTCAGTGGGGAGGATGGGATCGATCAGGGTACGTATCCGAGGATCTGTGTGACAGAGGATGGCGTTGTTTGGGTTGTGTATGGTGACAATAGCAAGCGTGTCAACCGGTTTGACGGGGAGAAGTGGGAGGCTCTCGAAGTTGGTGATCTGGGTCGCGATCACTATTATACGTCTATTCTGGAGAGTGGGGATGGGA from Gemmatimonadota bacterium includes:
- a CDS encoding TIGR02206 family membrane protein, with product MMPSSQFEFFGFAHIAAMGVILAVPIVLTLVVRRLDSERTTQAICCAFAGVIALNEVLNWSYRLATVGVHEFVREYMPLHVCGIAVFAAVITLVSRRQTAYEIAYFWGLVGATNAVVTPQLEFGYPQYRFFQYFIAHGGIVAAALFATWGLGMRPTARSVLRVFVLLNLLAIVLIGVNLMLGSNYMFLCQPPDTKSPFFFAPWPWYLLFLNGVALVLFYVLFIPFAKRKLYASNSLR